AAAGCAGATTGCAATATCGTGTTTGCTTGTAAATACATAACCCATGTAAAACTCGTGCGAGCCAACCACATATGCTTCTGAACCTATGCCAAATAACTTACTTTCAACAGAATCAATGAGATATTGTTTGTCAACCTTTGCATCAAATATCTCATCAAGCGACTCTTTTAAGATTTTTCTGTGCTCATACCTTTGTACTGGAAAGTCTTTAGAACCATCTGGTATCCAGATATTATTAATGCAAGGCTGACCTGTTTCTTTGCCCATGGCTGATGCAATCTCGCGTGATTTGATAGCATGCTGTATCCAGAATTTTCTAATACTTTCATTCTTATTTGACAGAGTATATCCTGACGATGCCTTTGGATGGGCAAAAAAGGTAGGATTAAAGTCAAGTCCGATGCCCTTTTCTTTTGCCCAGTTTATCCACTTTTCAAAGTGTTCCACTGAAAGCTGGTCTCTGTCTACTTTTTTGCCATTCGTCTCAGCATAGATAGCATGAAGGTTTACCTTGTGTTTGCCAGGAATCAAGCTCATTGCAAATTCTAAGTCCTGCCGAAGCTCTTGCCCATTTCGCGCTTTACCAAAGTAATTTCCTGTTGCTAAGATTCCGCCACCGCCCATTCCTTTTGTTGCTTCTTCAAACCCTGTCACATCATCTCCTTGCCAGCAGTGCAAAGAGATTTTTATCTCTTTC
This Caldicellulosiruptor changbaiensis DNA region includes the following protein-coding sequences:
- a CDS encoding L-rhamnose isomerase; its protein translation is MVFDGEKILLEYERAKEVYAQFGVDTDEVLEKMKEIKISLHCWQGDDVTGFEEATKGMGGGGILATGNYFGKARNGQELRQDLEFAMSLIPGKHKVNLHAIYAETNGKKVDRDQLSVEHFEKWINWAKEKGIGLDFNPTFFAHPKASSGYTLSNKNESIRKFWIQHAIKSREIASAMGKETGQPCINNIWIPDGSKDFPVQRYEHRKILKESLDEIFDAKVDKQYLIDSVESKLFGIGSEAYVVGSHEFYMGYVFTSKHDIAICFDLGHFHPTETISDKISAVLAYSKKILLHLSRGMRWDSDHVVILNDEVLSVAQEVKRSNGFDNVYFALDFFDASINRITAWVTGARAALKAILFALLEPTHLLIEAENEGNFGMRLALLEEFKTLPFSAVWNKYCYDSGVPVGSTWLEKVTEYEEKVLKNRM